CTCTGCGCGTCGCCGCCGCCCGGCACGGTGATCTTGAGGGTCTTCACCGCGGCGCTGTCCGAGGCGCCGCTCTTCCCGCGGACGTAGGTGATGGTGAAGGTCGCCGTCTCTTCCTTCTGCAGCGTCACCTTCTCCGGATGCGCGTCCGCGGCGTGCGCGACGGTCCAGGAGGAGTCCCCGCCGTTCAGTTCGATGCCCGGGAAGCCCTCGAAGGTGCACTTCTTGGTGTCGCGGTTCGTGAGGGTGACCGGGACGTTGCCGGTGTCGCCGGCGGTCGTGGCGGCGTTGCCCGGGCCGACCTTGATGCCGATCGAGCAGCCGGCGGCCTTGTCGCTGTCGCCACCGCTGCTGCCACCGCTGTCGCAGGCGGTCAGCGCGAGGGCCGCGGCGAGGGCGGTGACGGCGAGGGGGACGGGGAGGGTGCGCATGAGGATCCTCTGGAGTCGTGACGGTGCTCATGGATCATTACGCAGGCGGGCAGCGGTGCGTTACACGCCCCCGAGTGCCGCATGCGCCGCGGCTCGCGATTGTCGAGATACGTTCTGTATGTCCCCTGCGGGCTGACGGGATGAGCTGGCTGCGCGCGGTCAACTACCGGGCGCTAAAGCGCCGGGCTTGCACAACGGGCATCGCTGGCGGTGATGCTGCGTTTGCGTTCAGCCCCGCCCCGGCGCGTGCGCTCGGTGGTGGGGCAGGGGCCGTTGACTGGGCCCCGCGTCGCCACAACTCCCACGCGCGAGCACGGATGTTGCGGGAGCCGTTCCGGTCTGCGTGATCAACGAATCCGCAGGACCGGCACGCGAACCAGGCCTGCGAGACCCGGTTCGCCCTGTCCACGTGGCCACACTCGGCGCAAGTGCGGGAGGTGTACGCCGGATCGACGTACACCACCGGCACCCCCGCCCGGCGGGCCTTGTACGCGATGAACTGCCCCAGCTGGGCGAAGGACCAGCTGGAGTGGGTGGCCCGTTGGGGCTTGCGTAGCCGTACCCGCTCGCGGATGCCTGTCAGGTCTTCCAGGGCGATTCCGCGACCGGTGCGTTCCGCCTCGGCCACCACATGCTTCGCGATCTTGTGGTTGATGTCTTTCGCCCGCCGCGCCTCCTTGCGACGCCGTTTCTTCAGGCGGCGCTTGGCGGACGGGGTGTTCTTCTTCTGCAGCTTGGTACGGAGCTTG
The Streptomyces sp. CGMCC 4.7035 DNA segment above includes these coding regions:
- a CDS encoding DUF4232 domain-containing protein, producing MRTLPVPLAVTALAAALALTACDSGGSSGGDSDKAAGCSIGIKVGPGNAATTAGDTGNVPVTLTNRDTKKCTFEGFPGIELNGGDSSWTVAHAADAHPEKVTLQKEETATFTITYVRGKSGASDSAAVKTLKITVPGGGDAQSFPWSFGDVSLKKPDTPDASVTPIQIAGD